One window of Phaenicophaeus curvirostris isolate KB17595 chromosome 22, BPBGC_Pcur_1.0, whole genome shotgun sequence genomic DNA carries:
- the C22H1orf50 gene encoding uncharacterized protein C1orf50 homolog yields the protein MAEEGGCEAPGGGCGFALVERRGRGAAQPADLVALAQQVQQADDFIRANACNKLTVIAEQIRYLQEQARKVLDEANRDADLHRVACNLVKKPGNVYYMYRRESGQRYFSILSPQEWGTSPHEFLGAYKLQHDLSWTPFEDIERRDAEINVLDKLLSRQAALPPCTEPNFQGLT from the exons ATGGCGGAGGAAGGAGGATGCGAGGCGCCTGGTGGCGGCTGTGGGTTTGCCCTGGTGGAGCGCAGGGGCCGCGGCGCCGCCCAGCCCGCCGACTTGGTGGCCCTGGCCCAGCAGGTGCAGCAG GCGGACGACTTCATCCGAGCCAACGCTTGTAACAAACTCACTGTCATCGCCGAGCAGATCCGGTACCTGCAGGAGCAGGCTCGGAAG GTCTTGGACGAAGCGAACAGAGATGCTGATCTGCACCGTGTGGCCTGCAACCTCGTGAAGAAGCCAGGGAACGTTTATTACATGTACAGGCGAGAGAGCGGCCAGCGATACTTCTCCATCCTGTCTCCCCAG gaatGGGGGACCAGTCCCCACGAATTTCTCGGTGCCTACAAGCTCCAGCATGACCTTTCCTGGACTCCTTTTGAGGACATCGAGAGACGAGATGCTGAAATAAACGTCCTGGATAAGCTGCTGAGCCGGCAGGCAGCGCTGCCACCCTGTACGGAGCCCAATTTCCAAGGCCTCACCTAG